In Phycisphaerae bacterium, the sequence ATACGCGATCCCTGTTCGGGCTGATGGGCGTGGCCGGCCAGTTCGCCGCGTCCGCCGACTCCGATGACTCCGATGCGAAGTTCGCTGACGGTCATGTCGTGCTCCTTAAATGACCGGTCTTGTTTACCGAAGCGCGGCTGGAAATGCCAGTGAAAGGTTTGGGGCTTTTGGGGGGCTGTGGAAGGAGAACGATCAATCCGGGGATTCGATCGTCAACAGCCCGGGAATCGTTTTCCGGTGCGTCGGGACGGCGCAGCCTACGTTTGGAGGTCGCGGAGGACGTCGGCGAGGGTGTAGTCGCCGAGGGCGGCGCGGACGCGGTCCTTGACGCGGCGGACGGCCTCGGCGACGTTGGGATCGGCTTTGGTCGGCGGTTCGAGGCGGTCGTCCTCGGGCAGGAACTGCATGATGTGCGGCACGCTGATTTTTTCGGGCGGGCGTGCCAGGACGTAGGCGGAGGTTTCGGCTTGTCGCTCCACGCAGGTGACCACGCCCATCGCCGCCAATTGGTCCATGATCTTGTTGACGGTGGGGCCGGGCAGTTCCAGGCGGTGGACGATCCGCTGGAAGCTCAGCGGGCCTTCACCGGCGGCATAGGCGCGGGCGACGGCGACGGCTCCGGCGAGGACCTCGATCGGGCCGAGGGTGATTTTTTCGGCCAGTTCGGCGGCCTCCATGTGGGAGACGTTGGCCCACGTGTAGGCGATCTGTCCGCCGAAGAGGAAGATCAGCCACGAGAGGTAGAGCCAGAACAGGAACAGCGGCAGGAGCCCCAGGGCGCCGTAGAGGTTTCCGGTGGCGACGAACCGGCTGACGTAGAAGGTAAAGCCGCGTTCGGCGATCATCCAGAGGGCCAGGGCCACTCCGGCTCCGAACGCACAGGCGGAGATATCGGTCCGCACGTTGGGCACGATGCGGTAGACGGTGGCCAGCACGATGATACCGACAAGCGCGTTGCCGATCCATCCGAGCACGACCACGACAAAGCGCAAGGCCGGCATGCCTTCGAGGGCTCCGGCGGCGGCGTTGGCCAGGAAGACGGCGGCGGCGACGGCGATGGGGGCGAGCGTCAGCGCGCCCCAGTAGAGCAGCAGGCGGCCTCCGACGGTGCGGGCCTGTCGGGCCTCGAAGATCCGGTTCAGCGCCCGTTCGAGGAGGAGCATCAGCGTGATGCTGGCCCAGATCAGGACGATCGCGCCGATCGGACCGA encodes:
- a CDS encoding YihY family inner membrane protein — translated: MSSPRNELDRVSRILRFQIQLWRYSFRRLGVTNAFDVAAALSYQTIFALVPALVLAMTIASSIGVLEDSKSELRRVLTAAGFSQITLAPQTQPDAAGEPPILQQRTATDWIIDTVEGVQEKLTLGAVGPIGAIVLIWASITLMLLLERALNRIFEARQARTVGGRLLLYWGALTLAPIAVAAAVFLANAAAGALEGMPALRFVVVVLGWIGNALVGIIVLATVYRIVPNVRTDISACAFGAGVALALWMIAERGFTFYVSRFVATGNLYGALGLLPLFLFWLYLSWLIFLFGGQIAYTWANVSHMEAAELAEKITLGPIEVLAGAVAVARAYAAGEGPLSFQRIVHRLELPGPTVNKIMDQLAAMGVVTCVERQAETSAYVLARPPEKISVPHIMQFLPEDDRLEPPTKADPNVAEAVRRVKDRVRAALGDYTLADVLRDLQT